The window GATGTTCGAACCAGTTCTATCTGCAGGTTTGGCTTTTCTCGCTTGGGTTCTTCTGAAAGATACGTTTGCCCTTTCTCTTATGTTGGCATTTGTTTAATCAGATCTGGGTCTTGCTACTTTGGGATTTCAATTAAGCAAAAACCATATCTTCGATTTTATGATTGACATCTGGGTTTTGCTTCTTTGGGATTTTAAGCCAACACCATGTCTTTATTTTTACGAAGATTGAAATCTGGGTTTCGTAATTTTGGCAATTTTGATTTCATCTTTGATATCCCACAGGAGATTAGAGGAACAATTTCCAGGGGGGAGAGACCATTTCGTGGGGACATGTGGTTTGCCTATTAGCACTTATTTCAGTGCAGTCAAATTTCTGTGGCTGTTAGAAAATGTTGATGCTGTTAGGAAAGCTGTGGACTCAGGGGATGCTCTGTTTAGGACAATTGACACTTGGTTGATCTGGAACCTCACTGGAGGTCCTGGTAGATGGGAGTGGGAACTTCACTACAATCAGGACAATTGACACTTGGTTGATCTGGAACCTCACTGGAGGTCCTGGTAGATGGGAGTGGGAACTTCACTACAATCAGCAATGCTGTGGCTACGGCTCCGGCTCCCAACTCAACGAGAggtggaggaagtagaggaggggaggagagacagtgaggtggggcttcacagtgggatggtgatggtgttaatggtggcggcggtggtggatatgtaaaagaagatgatttgggaaagatgagggcattttgatcttttcaaattttagcaaacaTGTTAGggcaattaagtcttttcaaattttagaaatataaaagaaaaggtagtttggtcatcttttagcatttaatacctggtgtagacttaaatggcattaggggggtaaaaCAGGGATAGTACCTGGACTTATCCGAAGCTTAAGGGGGTACGAGGAACATTGtgtgcattatagggggtacgtgtactttacctaAATTTTTCCTCGCTACTGTCCATTTTTGCTCACTCTCCAGCAGGATTCACTCCCAATCAAGGTTATTAAACTTGGAATCAGAATCAGGATAAGGTCTTGCGAATCCCACCCTAAATCAGATTCcacctaaaccctagaaatgggATGTGAATTGGCCGTTCCAGAGCGTGAGAAATCAGGATCGACCTATAGATTCCAATATTTGAAACCATGATCCCAATACATAACTACAATCAGAAGAGACCCTTACATGCCGGGCCAGCCGGCACCTTCTGAATCCATCGAAGTTGCTCACCTTACTTGCTGCTTTTGTTTCAACAGAGTTGCATTGATGATCGACAAATAAAAGTGCTACTTCTAGAACATATGAGACCTGAAACTGATTCCACACACACACCACTTTATTACCTTGTAGCAGTTTGATTAAAACTCAAAACTGGTAAACTGTTAGCTGCATTAACAACTGCTACAAGGTAATATAGTggggagtgtgtgtgtgtgcattggaaattgtttgaaaaaatcCATTAGAACTTATTTGACAAAATCAACTGTGTTTGGCATATAGGGAATGTTGAAAAGCAAGAGAAATAGAGGCTTACCAATCAATATTTGGGGACAAATCCAGGTCCTGCAAATGTAAACCAGAGCACACAACTCTACAGTTCTACTCACAAGGTGCAACTAaagcttttctttcctttttctacaGCAAAACCATCCTTTTGGACCAGTAGCAAATGTCCCAACTTAGCcgtttttgaaattttttaatggTGGTACAAAAAAACATGGAAAATCAAGAATCAAAGCCAGAGTAGACACCATTGTCCCTCAACaaccttttctcttcttcaacgTAATTCTTTCCCCTACTGGCCTGACCaagttctctcttcctcttctccttctgtgAAAAAGAAAGATTCTTATCCTTCCGAGTTTGCACGTTTGTCAGCCTTTCTCCCTCAGCCAATGCAGCTCTGGTTCTCTGCCGCTCTTCATAAGATTCTTCAATGTCTTTGTCTGCATCTTTTTCCTTGCCGGTAGACCAAGACCAGTTCGGCTCCTTGTCATCCATCTCCTTTGGTGGTCGCATGTTCAATATAGAGGGACCACCTCTGTAGCCATGCTCGCTTAAGGCTTTGAAGTCTATAACATTGCTCTTTGATCTTCCAGTCTTGGCTGTATCCGCGCAGTTAACCAAGGTCAAGAAAATCTACAGATATCTaagaaatattaaaaattaaatgagCAAGAAAGCTGGTATGCAAATTCGGTGGCATTAGGTTCAGCTTTGTTGGATCCCACAAAGGGCATATCTTTGTAAATTGAGAATTTACAAAGattatttcaatgaaattttgTCAACATACTTATCTTTGTTGGCAAAAAATAGATTGGCAATGTTGGACCATCCAACCAGGTTGAATTTTCTACTAGGTAATCCTAGGTAGGGCACATTATATGTTGGATCATGACTGGATGCCAACTGCATGTAGAGTGGTAGTATTCTTGCAAGAAATTAACAAGTTTTGAGTCAATTATCAAAAGAATCAACAGGGCAATTAGCAGTAAAaacagaacagaaaaaaaaaaacaaaaaagaggacAAGAAAAGTAAACATCATTCATTCATTAATAAAactcagatccaaaaaccatgTTTATAAATTTTACAGAACAGCCAGCATACCAATCTGGGTATGGAAACAAGCAGGTTTTGGTGACAGCAGTTTTCATAGTAATGGAAAGATTGGATCAACATAAGAATGATACATGGGGTCAGAAAGCCAGAGTCTTGCTATATGATGGTGTGAAGTGGTAAGCCTGTGGACTTCTTCCATGAGCCAGATGGTAGCTTCGGCTTTACATGAATGGATGATGGTATCCAATGGCTGATGTTCATTATCAGATCCAATCCTTGATTGGTCCCACTGTTTAAGGAGGACATTGGTGAGGTAATGCAGGGGTTGCCCATATATATGCTTGATGGATTTAGCTAGTCCCTGCCATGCGTTAAATGGAATGACTGATGCACGGTGAGAAGGAATTTGAATCTGCTTCATATATTCCTGATAAATTTCTGCTCGCCTGATCACTGCACCTGCATCATGGATCATGCTTTACACCATTTTGACACTGGTCGTgcatctaaataaaaaataggggagagagagtgaaatTCTTAGGATACACTAAAAGGAACCTAAAAGAAATGCAGAGCATGTCAATGTCAATGACAGAATCTAACATAGTATCGAAACCACCCGGAAATATTGAAAATTTGGTATAAGGAGTCAACTCTACACCCCATAGATTTACTAGGCCACAACATTTCGACCTACACTACACCAAAACAGGGTAGTAAACAAATGGAGAATTCAATCACGCAACACATTAGCTCATGAGCTAGCCAGATAAGTGGTGAAAAGGGTTACAGATAGGGACCTATCTACAGGCCCTCCATGCATCTTATAACTCAAGTCTGGATGGatccatggttcgagaactcggtttcggtactggtttcgcccagccagaaaaccgagttgggctgAGATCTCGTGAGTTgatgcttgtttttttttttttttttttggaactcgGTAAGCTGGTTTCGGTGAGTTTTTGACCAAGCTTgatcatgaaacttggtatacagcctattttgggccatttaaacacaatgacactatcagattgtccaaaatcaaagttgaagtaggagtttgacttcggaccctagttTGGTAGGCTACGatgtactaataggccctattctacacataatttagtaatagaaagcaatcaaagcatacaattaatataaaacaacttagaTTAAGCATTACAAATTTAAAAgtgtaaaatacatcaatcttaataTATACATCTATCATCCCTCCAAGCCATATTGCTGAATCAAGTATTCCTCTACATGTGCCACATaggattcccatgtcatagtgctgCTGAAGAATCGTACATAGTCTTCTACACAAATCATtttaagtgttgtcatcaactaaCCGAAGTTGCCCTACCCAAGGGTATGGAAGAGGTGGTTGCGATGAGATCGATCCACTACTACTGCCACTAGGCTATTGAATTGCCATCGGCATGTATGGCTGGGTTGGGATAGTGAATATGTCAtccacaaaacctgacccaaTGCTCCGATTGTCGAACTCATGTGCAGAGTGTACTGACTGCGGCTGCCTAAACTGACCATAaccactatattcagaaccggtgctctcatGGCCATACTCATAGTCATACTGAGGCTGAGATGCATGCCACGACTgacgctcactagtagtatctatactcatgcttctgAAACTTTCAAGCATGGTCTTCATACTCATACGGTGCTTTTCCATAAAAAATTGCGAAGAAAGATGAAGTTTTGACTCAATTTGGCACAACAGAGGCAGTAGGCACCGAGACGACCTCAGTCGAGTTCTGTACATATTTATATGGGGGTTAGGTGAGATCTCGGTCGATCTCAACTCTCGATCGAGTTCTATACATATTTATATAGGTGTTAGGTAAGCTCTCGGTCGAAACGTGAtctcgagccgagatctcgctcTTGATCGAGATATTGTAAACCATGCATTTCGCCAACCATCTCGTCTCGCCATTTCAAAAAACCAAGTTACTaacgagatctcgccaagttcTTGTTCCATGGATGAATCATCCAaagaccgagatctcgactcgagatATTGTAAACCATGCATTTCGCCAGCCATCTCGTCTCGCCATTTCAAAAAATCGAGTTATTaacgagatctcgccaagttcTTGTTCCATGGATGGATCATCCAAATTCCCTCTCCGACTGTTTGGCTTCCCCTCTCTATCTATAATTGGTCACTGTTCTTTGAGGAAAAAAGATTAGAAGGCATAAACCCGATGTAGAAGCACTGCCCTGGACTGACCCAAACCCAATTGGGTATCCAGACGGAGATGAACCAGGTCCAATTTAGGTCTTTGGCTAGCAGGATTTTAGGATTAAAATACAACCTTTATTTTAATAGTTTAAGTAGGAGATAGGCACTAGGATTTAGTTTCCAATTTAGAGTAggtttccttttcatattgggtatcttttttatttaagggaaaattacttgtacaGCCCCTCAACTATGGCCAGTTTTCTTAATAtacccaacttttcaaacaattacttgacaccccttgAAACCTGACGGTGTCAGTTTACTGTTAGAGGTTGAATTGAAAAGTCCATTGTACCCTTATCATCTTTTCAATTGAAACTTATGAAATGAAAATTACCAACTTACCCTTTCAATGTTTTACctaaaataaaccctaaaaaccaaaatcgatTCTTACCACCGTTTGAGAAGAAGCTTGGCTGCTCCATCTCCATTGCTGGCGATAGGAGAGAGTGAAAAAGCCTACTGAAAGCTGGCTCTGGTTTGATTCCAGAAGGGCCAATACTACAAAAGATAACCAACAACCAGCCCAAGAGAAAACGTGTAGCAGAAAATCAGAGCCTCAGATGAAGCCAATAACCAATTCGAGTAGGGCTTAGATGTAGCAGAAAATAAATTGCAGAATTTATAAACCTTCAAGCTTCAACTAACTACTTGTCGGAACAGCAACAACTTTGGTGCAATATGAGGTCTCTGGTCATATGAATGAACCCCAAAAAATCTCAATCAACTAATGGTTAGATGTGGAGAGATCTTCAATCCAAGAGTACaacaaaaagggcaaaaaacaGGGGTACCACCCCTTGTATAAATCAGTAGAAACTAATGTTCTTCCATCTGAGTAGAAGGGTCATTCTTGTAGTAATGATCAACACCATTGAAAGTCTTAGTTGTCATGTATTATAAACTATGGTTTCAGGTCAGGGCAGATCTATGGCCAAACTGAAGCGGGAAAGCAGATGATTTCAGTTCAATCCATTTCAACTGCTGGTATGGTCCATTTCGAAAAAACTATGCTTGCATCACCCTTTTTTTCTTGCAGAAAGGGATtaataaaagttttttttattagattcctttttctctttttcgttttattttttaaaattcagaATCTCTTAATGGATGTTTCAACTGAAACAACAATCATATTTGGTATTATATCAATGTTTTGggtaaatttatttattttttcggTTAAATGATGCAAATGGGGTTTATTCAAATTGAAGATACAGAATGAGCGCTGCTCTGAGTTTATGCAAATGGGGTTTATTCAACAGAATGAGCGTTGCTTCAAGAACAGACACTAGGTTCTTGGAGGAATTTGTCTGGTACACAATGAGCACTGCTCTGAGCTGTTTGGTGTAATTAGAGAGAAACCCAGCCCTGCAACTTCCATTACCGAATCTCTCTCTGCAAATCACggtttccttcatcttcttcggcGATTGCAACTCGCCACAGGCACTAGAGCacagtggagagtggagagtggagGGCGGAGGATTCTCACTAATGAATTAGGGATTAGTCATTTAGGATAGgaaagggtaaatctgtcacttcactaccctttaagggtagtttaggcatttagAAAAAAATTAACCGATGATATCATCATTAACTAACGGACAagacctacttgaaagaaatggtaaaatgCAGGCGATGTTCAagtaaggttttgaaaaaaggGGGATATTAACAAAACGGGCCATAGTtgagggggtgtacaagtaattttaCCTTTATTGAAATACATGTAACCATGCAAGTAGAAGGCAGATTTGATGAATGAAACTTTTAATGAGTTGTTTATGGCGTCAGATTCATAATATAGCAATGGTCGTgtgacttcttcttctccgtttcTGGTTTCTCCCCTGTTTCTGGCGGTAACAGCAGGTCCTGCTTTGGGCCTTCattatctcttctctcctttatTTTCTCCGTGTGATTAGGGTTGAAAGAGCCCCTCTCCTGGGCAATTCAAACAGTAAAAACCCCATCCCATTCGGCTTTCCTATTGTGAGTAAACCCAGAAATCAGACCTGGTTGAGGGACCATTCCGCCAGAACTGTTGCAGCCGTTCATTGCTTGGAACATCTAGTTTGTTTGGATATGATATTAATGGGGTTCATGAGGGCTTCGGAGTATGATTCTTTGATTGAAATATTAGAGTAAACAAAGCTCAGTAGAGTAAGTTCCCTTGAGACCAAATCTGGTCTCCGTGAGTTGCAGTTTCATCCCAAGGTTGAAGACAATAACCCCCTTCTCCCCATGATTCTTTTGTGCTTTTATTAAATTTACCCACTTTCCATAAATTTACTGccttcaagaaaaaaagcaAGGTCAACGAACATCCCGAAAGAGGCAAATGCCGAGGAATGGAAGCAAGAGCATTGGAGATAGCGTGTCAAACCAACtactgaaggaaaaaaaattctcaatgaaGAATTTTCCCAGAACAGAAGGCTCATATCTGGGGAAGTTAGACCGAGAAACAAAAGTAGGTACTTTGGAGAATATGGGGTATTTCAGACCAGCACCTAAGATGCTTGTTTAAGACTTCCAGCCCAATAAGGTGGTGCATTTGGTTGCATGGAGCATGATGACTACTTGGTTCATTGAGACGCAAGATGTATTTCATTGCGCAGGGGTGGAATGTGGAAAATGGAATGAATTAAATTGGCCGAGAAACACCAACAATTTATCTGAATGCTACTTCCTAGCTGACCCATGAGAACAAAGAGTGGCTAGGGGTGGAACTCTAAGCACAAACGTGATGGACCCCCACTCAACCAAACACAGTGTAAGTCACTTCCTGGACAGCCCATCTTGTGTAGCTCAAGACTTGAGTTGTACTTTCTTCAAGTCTCCAgtctctcttctcccccccccccccccacacccccacGCACCCCCTTTCTTGTGTGTATGGAGAAGACCTTGGCTCTATTCATCAACAACTAATAAGCACCACCATTACTCCACCAACAAGTAGCTCTTACAACATTTTGACATCTTGAGATTAACAGCTCAGATCATAGTTCTCAAGGCGTCCGGGTGCCCTTTGCTGAAAGCCTGGAAGGGCGCCTTGGTTACCTAGGtggcaccttgttggtgtcaacttgattttttttcctcctcaaATGCCTAGGATCTCCTAGaagccgtgacaactatggctcaGATTTTTGACAAATCAGTACCATCACATTGTTTCTCCTTTCAACAGAATATTTGTT is drawn from Telopea speciosissima isolate NSW1024214 ecotype Mountain lineage chromosome 1, Tspe_v1, whole genome shotgun sequence and contains these coding sequences:
- the LOC122639553 gene encoding uncharacterized protein LOC122639553 isoform X2, with translation MHVYLLQDFFLNAMKRAMPWSNQVDVLSSDSSSSDSDSETDNGHGKANPSDKNTISKPIKEDTLEAKTGRSKSNVIDFKALSEHGYRGGPSILNMRPPKEMDDKEPNWSWSTGKEKDADKDIEESYEERQRTRAALAEGERLTNVQTRKDKNLSFSQKEKRKRELGQASRGKNYVEEEKRLLRDNGVYSGFDS
- the LOC122639553 gene encoding uncharacterized protein LOC122639553 isoform X4 → MKRAMPWSNQVDVLSSDSSSSDSDSETDNGHGKANPSDKNTISKPIKEDTLEDTAKTGRSKSNVIDFKALSEHGYRGGPSILNMRPPKEMDDKEPNWSWSTGKEKDADKDIEESYEERQRTRAALAEGERLTNVQTRKDKNLSFSQKEKRKRELGQASRGKNYVEEEKRLLRDNGVYSGFDS
- the LOC122639553 gene encoding uncharacterized protein LOC122639553 isoform X1, which codes for MHVYLLQDFFLNAMKRAMPWSNQVDVLSSDSSSSDSDSETDNGHGKANPSDKNTISKPIKEDTLEDTAKTGRSKSNVIDFKALSEHGYRGGPSILNMRPPKEMDDKEPNWSWSTGKEKDADKDIEESYEERQRTRAALAEGERLTNVQTRKDKNLSFSQKEKRKRELGQASRGKNYVEEEKRLLRDNGVYSGFDS
- the LOC122639553 gene encoding protein RDM1-like isoform X3, coding for MHVYLLQDFFLNAMKRAMPWSNQVDVLSSDSSSSDSDSETDNGHGKANPSDKNTISKPIKEDTLEGAVIRRAEIYQEYMKQIQIPSHRASVIPFNAWQGLAKSIKHIYGQPLHYLTNVLLKQWDQSRIGSDNEHQPLDTIIHSCKAEATIWLMEEVHRLTTSHHHIARLWLSDPMYHSYVDPIFPLL